TCGGCGGTGAGGCGGGTGATCTCCCGCTGGGCGGCCCGGGCTTCGCTGTGGCGCTCCACAGCCCGGGTGCGTGCCCCATCCAGGCGGGCCACGGCCTCGCCGGCGGCGGCGGAGTCGGGCCGGGCTTCCGGCAGATCGGCCAGATCGGGGGCGGCCAGGAGGTTGCGCTGCTCGATCACCGCCGCCTCGTAGGCCGCGATCCGCTCGACCAGCTTCAGGCGCCAGCTCTCCTCCTGCAGGGCCGCCGCGGCATCCTCCGCCGTGGCGAAAGGTGAGGCGGCCAGTTCCTGACTCAGCCGCCGGGCCGCCTGCTCCAGCTCGCTGGTGGCACGGGTGTGGGCGCCCGCACCGGCCACCAGGGCCTGGAGGGAGGCCTCCAGGGGCCCGAAGGCCCGCAGCACCACACCCGGCTCCAGGCCCTCCCCCAGCTCTCGCGCCACCTGCTCCGCCAGGGTCTGCTGCCGCTGGCTGGCCTCGGCGGCGGCCTGGTTCTCCAGGGCGATCGCGGTGGCGGCCGCCTCAATGGCCTTGGCCAGCTGCTGGCGTTGCTGCTCCCGATCGGTGGTCTGCTGCTCCAGCGCCGGCAGGCCTTCGGCCAGGGACTGGGCCGCCTGGTGGGCCGCAGCGGCCGCGCCGGCGGCCTGGCGGGCGGCGAGCGGATCGACGCCGTCGCCCACCTTCTCCAGCACGACGCCGAGGGCGGCCTGGGCGTTGGCCAGGGCCACCGCGGCCGCCTGTGCCGCCTTGGTGGCCGCAGCCAGGGTCCGTTCGGCGGCGGCGATCGTCCCGTCGTCCACGGCATCGGCCGAGGGCCGGGCCGGCGCCGGATGGTCGGTGGCGCCGCAGACAGGGCAGGGGGCTCCGGCGGCCAGCTCCCCGGCCAGCCGGGCGGCCATCCCCTCTATCTGGCGCCGCCGCAGCTCGTTGAGGCCGGCGGCCGCCGTGTTGACGTCGCGATCGGCCCCGTTCCTGGCGACCTCGGCCGCGTGCTGCCGCTCCCGGGCCGGGGCGATGGCTTCGGCGGCAACGGCGCGGC
Above is a genomic segment from Synechococcus sp. MW101C3 containing:
- a CDS encoding SbcC/MukB-like Walker B domain-containing protein, with amino-acid sequence RATAVAQQERLAAEQERELVLLAKARSARDQLEGLQRAAREADGRAVAAEAIAPARERQHAAEVARNGADRDVNTAAAGLNELRRRQIEGMAARLAGELAAGAPCPVCGATDHPAPARPSADAVDDGTIAAAERTLAAATKAAQAAAVALANAQAALGVVLEKVGDGVDPLAARQAAGAAAAAHQAAQSLAEGLPALEQQTTDREQQRQQLAKAIEAAATAIALENQAAAEASQRQQTLAEQVARELGEGLEPGVVLRAFGPLEASLQALVAGAGAHTRATSELEQAARRLSQELAASPFATAEDAAAALQEESWRLKLVERIAAYEAAVIEQRNLLAAPDLADLPEARPDSAAAGEAVARLDGARTRAVERHSEARAAQREITRLTAEHRTGTTALAAKQERAERLSAVANRCQGKAAPYISLQRWVLSAYLADICGYANQRLTLMTSGRYQLRLTDEGGHGGRNAGLGLRVLDAYTGEEREVSSLSGGETFQASLALALGVADTVQAHAGGVPLEALFIDEGFGSLDPDNLQLAMDELDRLREGGRMIGLISHVSALRERIRGGIEVIAGDRGSTLRLSSSV